A genomic window from Acidobacteriota bacterium includes:
- a CDS encoding PIN domain-containing protein has product MAIDVLAATADARLLTSVSDHLLPAPVVGELRYGALNSRKALENLAKVDALVTRCVVLNVTVATAEVYARLRLALRQKGKPIPENDLWIAALCVEHQVPLAASDAHFDAIDDLQRWPSAARRSEPDVP; this is encoded by the coding sequence GTGGCAATCGACGTCCTGGCGGCGACGGCCGATGCCCGGTTGCTGACCAGCGTCAGCGACCACCTGCTGCCGGCTCCCGTGGTCGGCGAGCTGCGATACGGAGCCCTCAACTCGCGGAAGGCGCTGGAGAATCTCGCCAAGGTTGACGCACTCGTCACTCGCTGCGTCGTTCTGAACGTCACGGTCGCCACCGCGGAGGTCTACGCCAGGCTGCGCCTCGCTCTGAGGCAGAAGGGCAAGCCCATTCCGGAGAACGACCTCTGGATCGCGGCGTTGTGCGTCGAGCACCAGGTGCCGCTTGCGGCCTCCGACGCGCACTTCGATGCCATCGACGATCTGCAGCGATGGCCCTCCGCTGCCCGTCGTTCCGAGCCCGACGTGCCGTAG
- a CDS encoding antitoxin family protein, protein MTETIPAVFENGVFRPLRRPRGLVEHHHVTLTVDVEEPLSALAEVTGSLSAEDAQELREIIDSEFERIDPREW, encoded by the coding sequence ATGACCGAGACCATTCCTGCCGTGTTCGAGAACGGCGTGTTCCGGCCGCTCCGCCGTCCCAGGGGCCTTGTCGAGCATCACCACGTCACGTTGACGGTGGACGTCGAGGAACCGCTGTCGGCGCTCGCCGAGGTGACGGGCTCGCTCTCCGCTGAGGATGCTCAGGAACTGCGGGAGATCATCGACAGTGAGTTCGAGCGCATCGACCCCAGGGAGTGGTGA